The region CGTACCAGGTTCTAAAAAATCATTAGTACAAATCAAATCAGCGAAAGCTGGGAAATAATCGTTAAAGAGAGGAGGACTAAGGAATGCCAACTGTAGCATTATTCAAACAAGATGGTACTAAAAATGGTGAAGTTACTTTAAACGACGCTATTTTCGGTATCGAACCAAACGAAAATGTTGTTTACGATGCAATTATCATGCAACGTGCTTCATTAAGACAAGGAACACATGCGGTTAAAAACCGTAGCGCTGTTCGCGGTGGTGGACGTAAACCATGGAGACAAAAAGGAACTGGACGCGCGCGTCAAGGTTCAATTCGTTCTCCACAATGGCGTGGCGGTGGAGTTGTCTTCGGACCAACACCACGTTCATACAGCTACAAACTTCCTAAAAAAGTTCGTCGTTTAGCAATCAAATCTGTTTTATCAGAAAAAGTTGCAGAAAATAAATTAGTTGTTGTAGATGCATTAGGATTTGATGCACCAAAAACTAAAGGATTTAAAGAAGTTTTAGCTAACTTAGAAGTATCTACTAAAGTATTAGTAGTTTTAGAAAAAGGAAATGACTTTGCAGCGTTATCAGCTCGCAACTTACCAAATGTTTCTGTAGTAGAAGCAGACAACGTAAGTGTGTTGGATGTAGTAGCTAACGATAAAATGTTAATTACTCAAGCTGCTCTTACTCAAGTCGAGGAGGTGCTTGCATAATGGAATTACTAGACGTAATTAAACGCCCTGTTATTACTGAAGCTTCAATGTTAGCTATGGACGAGAAAAAATTCACATTTGACGTGGATACTCGTGCTAACAAAACTTTAGTTAAACAAGCTGTGGAAGCAGCTTTCGATGGTGTAAAAGTTAAAAACGTGAACATCATGAACGTTAAACCGAAATTCAAACGCATGGGTAAATATGCAGGATATACG is a window of Vagococcus intermedius DNA encoding:
- a CDS encoding 50S ribosomal protein L23, coding for MELLDVIKRPVITEASMLAMDEKKFTFDVDTRANKTLVKQAVEAAFDGVKVKNVNIMNVKPKFKRMGKYAGYTKKRRKAIVTLTEDSKEIQLFDAE
- the rplD gene encoding 50S ribosomal protein L4, with protein sequence MPTVALFKQDGTKNGEVTLNDAIFGIEPNENVVYDAIIMQRASLRQGTHAVKNRSAVRGGGRKPWRQKGTGRARQGSIRSPQWRGGGVVFGPTPRSYSYKLPKKVRRLAIKSVLSEKVAENKLVVVDALGFDAPKTKGFKEVLANLEVSTKVLVVLEKGNDFAALSARNLPNVSVVEADNVSVLDVVANDKMLITQAALTQVEEVLA